Genomic window (Asticcacaulis excentricus CB 48):
TCGGCGTTGATGGGGCGGTCGGGGACCTGAACGGGCTGCACGGTTTCGATGGCCACTTCGCGACCTTCGGCCATTGCCTCCAGCTGAGAAATCAGGTCTTCATCATCGCCGTCGGGCTCATTACCCGTTTGCTCTAAACCGTTGAGAATCAGCTTGATGCGGTCGATGGAGTGAAGAACCAGCGTAACCGCCGTCGGCGTTACCTCGAGCTTGCCATCGCGGAAGCGACCCAGCAGAGTTTCACCCGCATGGGCCACAGCTTCAAGTCGGCCGAGCCCTAGGAAGCCGCAGGTGCCTTTGATGGTGTGCACCAGCCGGAAAATGTTATCAAGCGTCTTTCGTTCGTTGGGGTTGGCCTCGAACTTGACCAGTTCACTATCGACCACCTCAAGGCTTTCGGCCGTCTCGGTCAGGAATTCCGCAATAAGATCGTCCACTTTACACCCCGTCAGAACACTATGGCCGACCCTGTAATGAGGGCGTGGGTCGGACCTTTGACCGCCCATCATCAGATGGTTTGGTTAAAGGAGTGTTTGCAGAAAGCGCTGGAAACGTGAACTTTGTTATTTTTTTGGTAGAACGATCTTAATCCCGAGTGAATCAGGATCCAGAGTGACCCGAAGCGTGCCCCCGGCTTCCTGCACGACGCTGTGCAGCCAGAAGGGTTGTATCCATTGCCCGCTCAGGCCGTCCGACAGGGGCTGACCGTTCAGGCCCTCAACCGCTTCGGGTTTCAGGCGTGCGCGCGGGCCATTGGATTGCGCCGTCAAAGTGATGGCCTCATCGGTCTCTTCGCGACGAAGGGTCGCCGTGCCGCCGGTGGGCAAGGCATTACCGGCAATGTAGCCGAGATTCATCAGGGCACGCGCCGCCGGCTTTTCAAACACGACCTCATCGGCCACGTCGAAATCGAGCGTGGCACGCATGGTCGAAAAGACGTCAGACAGGATCTTGTTCAGCTCTTTGGCCGAAAAGGCTTCGGCTGAGGTCGCCGCGCCGAACGCCACACGGGCAAAGTGGACCAGCGTAACCAGCTTGGTCGCCGAGGCCTGGATCAGGTTGACCGCATCGTCGCGCATATCCTGCGCCGACGGGTCGCTTAGCAGGTCGAGGCCGGAGATGATGGCTCCGGTAGGCGAAATGAAATCGTGGCACAGTTTAGCCACTAGTTGCGTCGCCAGTTCGTGCGGATTGGGCAGGGGTGCGACCTTTGCCTGAGCTTCGGTTTCGGAACCCTGTTCAGGTGTCGCCAGCGAAAGGTCATCCATGGTCTTTAAAGTCTCTGCGTTGGGATCGGGGTAGGTAGTTTAGTTCTGATCGCGCCATGTGTGAGGTGATTTGCCTTATCAGGAAACACCCTTGCGGCTATAATCCGTAAAATTCGCATGACGAATGGCGGTGCGACCTCGCGCCTCTGGTCAGGCGATCCCATCTTCTGTAGGGCTGGACAATTTAGATTACGTGCCTGCTCATTGCGCCGGTCAGCCCATGCGGGACGCCACGCCTCATCTCTAAAACCGTTCTGGAGGTTTTTCATGCCCGATACGCAACCACAATCGACGGCCCCGCGTTATGCCCGCAAAGGCCGCGGCAAGGTGTTTGAATCCATTCTCGACACGATCGGCGATACGCCGCTGGTCAAGTTGCCGCGTCTGTCGGCCGAATACGGGGCGAAGGCCACGGTTTTGGCCAAGCTGGAGTTCTTCAACCCGCTGGCCTCGGTCAAGGACCGTATCGGCGTGGCCATGATCGAAGCGCTGGAAGCGACGGGTCAACTGAAGCCCGGTGGCGTCATCATCGAGCCGACCTCAGGCAATACCGGCATCGCTCTCGCTTTTGTCGCCGCACAAAAGGGCTACGAACTGATCCTCGTCATGCCAGAGTCCATGTCGCTGGAACGCCGCAAGATGCTGGCGCTGCTTGGAGCGCGCCTGGAGCTGACCCCTGCCGAAAAGGGGATGCGCGGGGCCGTCAACCGCGCGCAGGAACTGGTCGCCGCCACGCCGGGCGCCGTCATGCCGCAGCAGTTCGAAAACGCAGCCAACCCGCAAATCCACCGTATTTCGACAGCCGAGGAAATCTGGAACGATACTGACGGCGCGGTCGATGTGCTGATTTCAGGCGTCGGCACGGGCGGCTCGATCACCGGCATCGGTCAGGTGCTGAAAGAAAAGAAGGCTTCGGTTGAGGTTGTCGCGATTGAGCCCGAAGCCTCGCCGGTCCTGTCGGGCGGTGAGCCAGGACCGCACAAGATTCAGGGCATCGGCGCAGGTTTTGTGCCGGGCATTCTGGACAAAGGTGTTATCGACAAGGTCGAGAAAGTGTCAAACGATGACGCGTTCGCCACCGCGCGACAAGCGGCGCAACTCGAAGGTCTGCCCGTCGGCATTTCATCGGGCGCGGCGCTAAAGGCGGCCTTCCGACTGGCGGCGCAGGACGCCTATGCGGGCAAGACCATCGTGGTCATCATCCCGTCATTTGCCGAACGTTACCTTTCGACCGCTCTGTTTGATGGTCTCTAGGTTCAAGTTCATCCCCTGATCTGGCGTCGCCGAAATTCGATGACGCGGCAAAATAATCCCCCGGAGGCATCCGCTTTCGGGGGATTGTCCTTTTAGCCTCTTTTAATATCTCGCTAGGCATAGTGCCGGCTATGAGTACGTCCCCTGATCCGGAAGCCTTAGGCCCAGAAGACGAAATGTCCGTTGATGACGGCCTGATCGTTGGCGGTGCGCATGCCGATAAGGCCGCCGAACAGGTCTTTCCGGCGCGTCAGACCCTGCTGAAACGGCTTGCCGATGTGGTCTGTTTGCCTGAAACGCGGGTCAATGCTTTTGAGCGCGCGGTTACCGCGGACCTGCTGGTCGAAATGCTGCGCGAAGCGCAAAAGGGCGAGCGTCTGCGCGTGGCGCGTCGCCTCAGCAAGCTGAGCGAAGTCCCGCATACGCTGGTACGCCTGCTGATTACCGATGAGCCCGAGGTCGCCCGCTTTCTGATCGAGGATTGCGATTCGCTGGCTGAAACCGATCTTCTCTATTGCATTCGCCGCGGTACACCTACCCACTGTCGCCTTCTGGCGACGCGTAAATATATCGGGCCTGTAGTGGCCGAAGCTCTGACCGACACCGGCGATATTGCTACGGTCGAACAGTTATTAAAGAACCGCACCTCCACCCTGTCGCAGGGCGCGATCGAGGCGGCCGTGTCGCTCAGTCAGGACGCACCGCGACTGGTACCGCATCTGATCCGGCGGCTGGAACTGCGCCCCAGTTCAGCCTATGTGATGTTCTGGTGGGCCGATGCCGATGTGCGTCGCGTCATCCTGAGCCGCTTTGCCGTCAACCGCGAAGTCATGCAGGATTCCGCCGGCGATGTGTTCGCTATGGCCGCCAAGGAGGGGTGGAGCGATCCGCTGGCGCGTAAGGCGTTGCAATTTATCGAGCGTCGTCAGCGCAACCGAGAGGCTCTGAAAAAAAGCCCGTTCGCCAGTCTGGAAGCCGCCATTGCCGAGGCCGCGCGTAGCGGTATGACGCGGCACACGGCCGAGGAAATCTCTTATCTGTCCGGTATTAAGCCCTCGACCGGGGCCAAAATCCTACGCGATGGCGGCGGCGAGGCGCTGGCCGTTCTGTGCAAGGCGACCGGGCTGAAAAAGGCCGATCTGCGCAACCTGTGGCGGGCTCTGCGCCGTCCTGGGCAGAAGGACGGGGAGGTGCACCCTGACCTTGAGCGCGTACTGGTGGTCTATGACACCCTGGCCGTTGATCGCGCCCAGACGGTGCTGCGCTACTGGAACTGGTCTCTGTCTTCGGCCCTTACACCGATGATGATCCGCGCCCTGTCGCAAGGGGAGTCGATGGAGATAGACGTCTTATCGGTACCGCAACGGGCCGCCATGCTGGCCTTTGCGCAGGATCTGAAGCGGTAAAGCGCTCGCAAAAGTGTGCGAGGGTTTTCGCAAGCATATACGCGACCAGGCAAAAGGTTGAAGCGGTATTTCGACCCAATCTGAACGAAATCCGGTCTAACAGGCGAAACGGGCTGGCAATAAATATAGAGTCGCCTCGCGCGACCCGTCGCGCAAGACTCGGCAAAGTACCAAACCGCTCAAGGAATGAGATTTTGTGCCTTTATTGGCATTGTAAACAGATAAGAGCGGCATTTTGTCCCAAACCGCCCAGCGTGATGAGAACAAAAGGAGTCTAAATCATGTGGGCCCCATCCCAATGCCCGCATCTGTGGATAGGCGGCGGTCTTAACCGGGCTTAAATCTCTGGTTAACCCTTTTTTGCTTGCCAAGGAATCACTGATTAAGAGAAGGTGAAGATCAGTGATTCGTATACGGGGCAAGGTTTCAGGCGATTATGACGGGCATGGCAGCGGAAATGCTGAGCGCTTTGCGCATGCATGAAGAGGTCTTCCGTTACTGGAAGAGCCTGCGCCGCTCCGGACGCCTACCGTCGCGCGCTGATATCGATCCGTGCAGTGTACGCAAGCTGCTACCAACCATTTCCCTGATTGACGTGCTGGCCGCCGATCCGGCCAATGAACCGGAGCGGTTCCGTCAGCGGCTGGCGGGCACCGACCTCTACACAGCCTACGGCATGGAGATCACGGGCAAGTCGTTCACAGACATCTATGGCGCGGATGAAGCGCGCTACTGGGCCGAAGAGCTCACCTTCGTTGTGCGCACGCGCAAACCCGGTGTCGGTCTGCATTCCATGGCGTGGCGCGGTTCGAAATCGCTGAGCCTGTTCTGGCTGCGTCTGCCGCTGGCCTCGGACGGGGTCAATGTCGATATGATTCTGGGCCATGATGCCCTGATCGGCCAGCCGGAACTGACTGGCCCCAGCGGTATCCGCGCCGCCTGATGTTTCTGTCATAATGATTTTGACTTTGGCGCAGGCGACAAATCACCCTGGCGCGCAGAGGGTTGTGCCATGGGCGGCTGGACATCTATCCCCCCACCTCAGACTAAAAAATAGGCATAGCTACCCAAATGTTCACTTGAAATAGGAAAACTATCCTCTCAATATCCGCGCCGCTTAACATGAGAACAAATTGGCAACATGCGAGTCTCGTGAAAGGGGATAGCTATGAAACGAAGGGTGCAGACAGAGGCGGAAATCGCCGCCGACGCGCGGGCGGACCTGTCGCAGGCCAACTATGTGATGGGGCTGGTGTCGGTGGTGACCGGGGTGCCGCTTAGCGATATGCGCGCCTTAGACCGCAAAGATGCGCGCACATCGCGTGCCCGGCAGCTGTGCATGTATCTGATCTCGGTGGCCTGGCAATGGCCGCTCCACCGTATCGGGGCGGCCTTCGGACGTGACCGCACGACGGTTGGCCACGCTTGCCGCCGCATCGAGGATTTGCGGGACAACCGCCTGTTGGACGAGCAGATAGAGCGGCTGGAGGCTTGCCTGCTCGACATGCCCTCAGGCCTGGCTCTGCCGCGTAGGAAGGCTGCCTGAAGCGCGTTGCACCTGACCGTGGCTGGCCGTCGCCGTGCCGCGGCCAGTAACCTTCCGTTCTACGATCTTCGAGGGGCGTCGCCGCCGTAAAAGGCGGCTTTGGCGCCGGGTGACTGGCCGGGCCGGTGCGTTATTAGGTGGGTCGAGAAGGTTGGCGTTTATCGTGGGCGCCCCGTGGTCTGCAAGCATAGACGCAGTCTTTACTCGACTGTCTGGTTGTCATCCCATGTGCGGTTGCCCCATTCTTGTCCCACAATGAAACGAAAATACCGAAAACTACAGCATATTTAATACACTGTTAACAAAAACCGCCGTTACCCGATTGACCTTCATAACGCCTGCGCAGAGGATATATCGACAGCTCGGGAAAGGACACATTATGTCTGAAGACAAGGCCAACCCCACCATTGTGACTCCGCTCAAAAACCCTCCGCGTAACACGTTGGAAAAGCCATTGCGCCATGTCGTGTCGAACGAAGAGCTGGATGCCTTGTGCGATGTGCGGCGTGAATACGTGACAGAATACGTCTGGGGCGCGGTCGGCGTGGCCATCGGCTCTGTGCCCGGCACAGTGGCCTTGCTATATGGCTATCTGACCTCTGGCACCGCCTATGGCTTCCGCCCGGAAGGACTCATTCAGTTCGGTCTGTTCTGCGCCGCCGTGTCGGTCATCGGCAGTATGGGCATGATCGCCAAGCGCCGCGCCAGCCGCCTGCGCGATATCGAAGCTGACATCCGTATGCGGGCCTAACCGTCTCAGGCCTTTTCTACGGAGCGAGCGGTGGTCTCAGAGTGCTAAAACAAGGTGCTGCGACTGACAGCAATGTCTGGGGCGCTCGGCGTGGTTTAACCGATCGGTTGCGTGCAAAAGAAACAGAAGACACGGGTTCGCGGTCGGCCGCCTGCTCAGCTTACAAAGCAACTCAAAGCCTGCCGTGATGATCCTCACCGAGAAGGGGGAGTAACGGTGCAGGGATAAGTAAACGCGGAAGCAACCTCCCTGGATCAGGCCGCCGCCTGCTTCAGGCGCTCGACCATCGAAATCAGGCCATTGGTGCGCTGTGACGACAGGGCCTCATCCAGCCCCAGACGGGTCAGGGTTTCGCGGATCGAAAAGTTGCGCACCTCGGCGCGCGGTAGGCCGTTTAGCAGTCGCACCAGAATGGCGATCAGCCCCTTGACGATATGAGCGTCGGAATCGCCGCGGAAGCGCAAAATTCCGTCGCCGGTTTCATCCATCATCAGCCACACTTGTGAGGCGCAACCGCGCACGCGCGTCACCTCGTTGCGCTCGGCTTCGCTCAGCGGCACCAGCGTCTTCCCCAGGTCGATGATATAGCGATAGCGGTCTTCCCAGTCATCGAAAAGGTCAAATTCTTCGAGAAGGTCGCTCAGGCGGGCGTCGAATGTATCGGTCATGGCGTCGCTATAGCGCGTTAGCCGGTTGCGATTCAAACCGAAAACTCACCGTCGTTTCAGGCGCACGGTGGCTTTGAGGCCGTTGCTTGGGTCTGATTGTACCGAAAAGCCACCGCCCATGGCTTCTGAGGCCAGTTTGACGATCGACCAGCCGAGCCCAGCGCCTTCGCGGCTGCGGTTATAGTCGCCGGCCCCCTGCTCGAACGGCCGCATCAGGCGCGGAATCTCGGCGGGGTCTGGGGCCTTGCCTGGATTGAAGATGGCGATATCGACAAAGTCGCCGTCCGGTCGGGCGGTAATTTCGACATCGCGGCCTTCGGGTGTGAAGTCGATGGCATTGCTGATCAGGTGATCGAGACACAAGCCAAGGCCGCGCGGGTCGAAGCGCCCGCTGAGTTCGGCGTCGGTCAGGCCGGGCAGGATATTGACGCCGCGGGCCTTGGCGCAGGCGGCATGACGGCGCGCCGCGTCATGGATATGCGGCGGAATGGTTTCGATTTCCGGGCGCAGCAAGCCGGGCTCGCTCTCCAGCCGCACCAGTTCCAGCACATCATTGAAAAGGCTAAGTAATTTCTTACCGCTGTCGCGGATAATGCCGGCATATTCGGTATATTGCGGCGCGCCGAGCGGCCCGTAGAGTTCATGTGTCAGCACCTCGGCGAAGCCGATTATCGAGTTGAGCGGGGTGCGCAGTTCGTGGCTCACCATCCGCATAAAGGCACGCTTGCCGAAGTCGCTTTCCGGAAGGGAGCAGGCAGACGGGGTGAGGGCCGCCGATTGTTTGTCCATAAGCGTGCGCCGCAAGAGTAAGGGGAGGAATTAAACTTTGGGATGAATCGTACAGTTAACGTCTTAAGCAGAGGTTTCCGGGGCGAAAGACGACTTTTCTTTGACCTTTTCTCGCTTTGCGGGGGATAGCCTTTCTCTTTTGGCGGCAGTTGGTTAGGATGGCGCGTGTAGTCAAGAGTTAACACGTGCCGCTGAAATCCTATCTTCAGGAACTGAGATCACCCAACGGGGCTATGGCCACGCCGCGCAGTCGTGTGCGGCTCGGGGTCATTGGGTGGCATCTCGGCTGGTCGGCGGTGAGTCTGGCCTCGATGATCTATCTGATCTTTCTGCCGGCCTCGGTCAATGTGTTGGCGGCGTTGGCGGCGGCGGCCCTGCCGGGTGTGTGCAGCGTCTTCCTGCTCAGCCGGGATGATTTCCGCACGCGGCAGATGCTGGTGTGGGTGTGGGCCCTGGCCTGTCTTGCGGCGCTCGGTCTTACTGGGGGTGTGCTGGGGCCGCTGGCACCCTGGGTGGCCGCGCCGATGGCGGCGGCCGTGGCGCTCAATCAGCGGCGGCTGATCCTTCTTGGGGCGGCACTGTCGGTGGCCGTGACCTTGTTTGCCATCCTGTTTTCGCTGATGCGGCTGTTTCCCCTGCCGGATATTGTCGAAAGCTTCTGGCTGTCTTCGGTGGCGGTGATCACGCTGGTCACGGGTCTCGGCCTGTCGTTGCTGCCGGCGCTGCGCATGCGTACCGAGGCGGTGCGCGGCGTCGAACACGACCGCATCCGTTTTCTGACCCTACTCAGCGAACAGCCGCATCTGATCATTGTCGTCGATGGCGAGGGCCGCCTGCTGTCGGCCTATGGCGAGACGCCGCCGGGGCTCGATATGGCGCTTCTGATGAAGCACGGCCTGATCACCTGCGCCCACGTTCCTCATCGACTGGGCCTGATGCAGGCGCTTGAGGCGGCGCAAGACACCGGTCGCGCCGAAGCTGGTTTCATGCCGCACGCCGCACTGGATCACTTCATTCGCCTCAACCTGCGGCGCGGCGCGGATGGCAAGCTCTATGGCGTCCTGTCCGACGCCTCGTTGCAACACGCGCGCGAGGACGAGTTGGAGACAGCACGTCAGGAAGCGCAAGCGCTCAATGAGGGCAAGTCGCGTTTTCTGGCCGGAATGAGCCACGAACTGCGTACGCCGCTCAACGCCGTCATCGGCTTTTCAGACATCATGCGTCAGCAAATGTTCGGCCCGCTGACCGGCAAATACGCCGAATATTCGCAATTGATCTGGGAGTCGGGGCAGCATGTACTCGATCTGGTCAATGACGTGCTCGACATGTCGAAGATCGAGGCCAGCCGCTATGAGCTATCGCTGGAACGTTTCGACGCGCGCGAACCGGTATCGGCTGCGCTGCGTCTGATACTTGCCACGGCGCATGAAAAAGGCGTGACGGTGAAGTCGGTCCTGCCGCCAACGCCGCTTGAGGTCACCGCTGACAAGCGCGCCATCAAGCAGATGTGCCTTAACCTTCTATCTAATGCCGTGAAATTTACGCCGCAGGGCGGCACGATCACCCTAATGCTCAGCGAAACGGGTCAGCACAGTATCGACATCCAGATCACGGACACCGGCGTCGGCATCGCCCCCGAAGACCTAAAGCGGCTGGGCAAGCCCTATGAGCAATCCGGGCCGATGGAACAGCGCGCGATGGGAACGGGGCTGGGCCTGTCGCTAGTGCAGGCCCTGGCGGGGCTGCACCGCGGGCGTATGACGATCGAGAGCGAACTGGGTGTCGGCACGAGCGTGAGCGTGTTGCTGCCGGTGGTGGTCAATTCCGATCAGCCGGAACTGCCGCTCAGCCCGCCGGGCGCATCGGAGAATGAAATGCGGGTGGCTCTTTCCACAGAAACGCCCAAGCCGTTGGAAGACCGCCTCTACATGCCGCCCGACCTGACCGGCAGCGACTTTGTGATCCGCCCAGCGAAGTCGTGAGGGATTACACCTGCCTGCACGACCTGCGGGGCGAGGTGGTAGGTATCTTCAATGGGTTGAAAAAGACGTATTCCAAGGTAGGTTAGTCAGAACGCCCACCACATCTTACTCGCTTCGCCAGCTCGTGCGGTCCCCACGGTAAACAAATTGGGGCGGTATGAGGGTTTACTTCACCCCATAGGGCGAAGGTAGGGTAGCGAAGACCAGCCCCGGCACGAAATCCCCGGCTTCGAAGCGCGCATACTGCGTGCCGCTGTTGAAGTCGAAGGCCACCACAATGTCTTCGCGCGGGTCGAGCTTTCCGATGGCGACCGTGGCGCTCATCGGAAAATCAAAGCGCAGGGTGTCGCGTTTTTCGGCGTGACCGGCGAATTTTCCATCCACTGTAAAACCGGCCAGATTGACGCGTGGCGCGTTCGTCAGAGCGATCTGTGTGGTGCGACGGCCGGAGGCACTGAAGCTCAGATCAGACGGGCCAATGCCTTTGGGCATCTGCGCCGACACGGCCAAAGCATCGCGGTTGATCAAGCCTGAACGGCGGGCCGTGTCGCGCACAATCAGTCGCGCCGCAAAGGGCGTCTCGCCCCTGAATTGGGCCATCACACTGAGCGTCTGGCCTTTCAGCGTGCCGAAGAGACCAAAGCCCATGGCCACATCGCCGGTCTGCTGATACTGCACAAGACGCCATTTCGACAGGCTCTGTTCGGTGCGGTCGGCCAGCCATTCGCTCCGCAGCCCGCGCAGCGTAAGGCGGTTTTGCGCCACAAAGCCGCGATAGGCGCCGCGCAGGGTTTCGACCTCCTTCACCAGCGCCGGGTTGTTGCAGTCGGCGCGGGCAGCTGCGGCGCGGGCGTGGTCGATCGTGGCATAGACGGCGGACGGGGCGACGCCGTGATTAAGCGCCGCATTGCGGTTTTGCAGCAGCCCGGCCTTCAACGCCAGCAGGGTGGGGCCATCGAACCAGTTACAGCGCGAATTGGCGCTGCTGATGAACTGACGACGGGTCAGGGTCTCCAAAGACACAGGCTCCGCCGCCGCCGCGGTGGCGGTCAGCATCAGAGCCAGGGCCGAAGCCAGTATTTTGTAACGGTTCACGTTCGACATCCCTTCGCGAGCCGACTATAGACGAACGTGTTTAAGTCCCCGTGAGCAAACAGGGTAAACCGCATGTTACTGCCGACCGACCTTTGGGTATCGGCCCTGATACGACGCGCCGAGCAGGCGGGGGCCTTTGCCTATGTGCTGAAAAAAGGCGATGCGCGCGCCGGCGCTGTGATTCTCAAAATCACCCATCTGCGCGAAGGCGAAACTTACATCCTGCGTCAGGTTAGCGCCGGGGACGAGGTGAAGTGGATAAAGCCCATCACCTCACACGATTCTGAGGTCATTGAGTCCTATATAGAGCGAGAGCGCCGCTTTGACGCCGATCTGTGGGTCGTCGAACTCGAGGATACCGAGGGGCGGCACTTCCTGACCGAGTCTATTCAGCTTTTGTAAACCCTGTTCCTAAACGGGATTTCAAACCCTCTGTGTCAGGGTGATCGCCTAGTTGTTCATAAAGGTGATCGCCTTGCATTTTCTCCTCAACGATGTCGTCTTCGATCTAGACCCCTCGCGCATGATGCATCCGCTGGATGCGCAGCGCTTCGAGGCCTTGTCGATCGACTACATCGCCCAACTGGGTAAGGAGATGTTTGCCGAAAACCCGCAGGCTCACCGCTACAATCCGGAACGCGCCCGCCGCCTGTGCTATCTGCTGCATCTCAAAATGCCGCGCGTAAACGCGGCGCAGTTTCTGGATCACGGCGGTCGTGGTCAGGCCGCCGAGGTGTTGGCTGACTTCAAAGCGCTTAATGAAATGGCGCTTAGCATGATGTATCAGCAGCAGGTCACCGGACAACTCGATGCCACGAAGGTGGATGGGGCCGTCTGGCACCGCCACGCCGCGTAAAGGCCTTACTTCTGGGGCTCTGCGGCGTCGCCGTCGCGTGGTTTTAGTCACATGTAGCCTGCGCCGGGCCCCTGGCATTTCATCCAAAATTCAGCCTTTTACCGGCTTGGAGCGGGTGAAGATGCGGTCTTACGTTCGCCGTTGAGAAAGAGGACCAGACCGATCACAGGGGCGACGGTGCCGGCCACCGCAATGGCCGTCCAGCCGCCCAGACCATAGAGCGGGCTCGCCACCGCCGAGCCGATCGCACCGCCTACAAAGATCGAAGCCATATAAAGCCCGTTGAGACGGCCCCGGCTGTGCGGGTCAAGTCCATAGATGGCGCGCTGCCCCTGAATCATCGTCAACTGCACACAGGCATCGAGGACGATCCCAGCGACCATCAGTGCCAGAATGCTGATCAGAGCAGGGACGGTGCCGCTCAGCATGGCCAGCGCCGCGCCGATTAGGCCTAGCAGCGTTACCTTCGCTCCGTGCCCGGCATCGCCCAGCCATCCGCTGAGTGGGGCGGCCAGAGCGCCTGCGGCCCCTGAAAGGGCAAACAGTGCGATCTGCGACTGGCTGAGGTGAAACGCCCGGAACAACTCCATCGGCACAGCGGTCCAGAACAGGCTGAACGCCCCAAACATAGTGGCCTGAAGCAATGAGCGTTGCCGAAGTACCGGCTGGCTAAGCCACAGCGACGCCATCGACCGCAGCAGCGCCCCGTAAGAGGCCGTGTGCGTCGGGCGGCGCTGCGGGAGGGTCAGGGCCAGCACCAGGCCAATGGCGATCATCAGCCCGGCGGCGATAAAAAACACCGACCGCCATCCCAGATGATCGGCTACAAAACTTGACAAGGGCCGTGACAGCAGGATGCCGGTCAAAAGCCCGGCCATGATTTTGCCGACCGTCCGACCACGCGTTTCTTCCGGACTCAGATGCGCGGCTAACGGTATCAGCATCTGCACAGACACCGCCCCCAGACCGGTCAGAAAGGCCACGAAGAGGAACAAACCGCCGTTTTGCGCCGTGGCGCTGAGGATCAGACTGGCGAAGGCCAGACCGAGGGTAACAAGGATCAGGCGCTTGTTTTCAAACAGGTCAAGCAAGGGCGTGATGAACACCATGCCCGCCACATAGCCGACCTGCGTTAATGACACGATCAGGCTTGCCGTCGTCTGCGACAGGCCGACATCCGGCGCGATCAGCTCGATAATCGGCTGGGCGTAGTAGAGATTGCCGACAAT
Coding sequences:
- a CDS encoding MFS transporter, translated to MCAMTDARAPAPPHLSPPLVALFAFTCGAIVGNLYYAQPIIELIAPDVGLSQTTASLIVSLTQVGYVAGMVFITPLLDLFENKRLILVTLGLAFASLILSATAQNGGLFLFVAFLTGLGAVSVQMLIPLAAHLSPEETRGRTVGKIMAGLLTGILLSRPLSSFVADHLGWRSVFFIAAGLMIAIGLVLALTLPQRRPTHTASYGALLRSMASLWLSQPVLRQRSLLQATMFGAFSLFWTAVPMELFRAFHLSQSQIALFALSGAAGALAAPLSGWLGDAGHGAKVTLLGLIGAALAMLSGTVPALISILALMVAGIVLDACVQLTMIQGQRAIYGLDPHSRGRLNGLYMASIFVGGAIGSAVASPLYGLGGWTAIAVAGTVAPVIGLVLFLNGERKTASSPAPSR